A stretch of Spirosoma oryzicola DNA encodes these proteins:
- a CDS encoding DinB family protein, with protein sequence MKNYLIHLLNYELWANQRIINVLEGLDNPPARAVAVMGHILYAQQIWFGRFTKEPTFVAIWEDVPVSWMGETAERQHRKMVSYLNALAEPELLQSFDYVTSKDEPFHSTLIDILTHMSHHAAYHRGQVVQLIRPLIKEAPVTDFIVWAREG encoded by the coding sequence ATGAAAAACTACCTCATCCATTTACTGAACTACGAACTCTGGGCAAACCAGCGTATCATCAACGTCCTCGAAGGTCTGGATAATCCGCCAGCGAGAGCCGTCGCCGTGATGGGCCATATTCTATACGCGCAACAGATCTGGTTTGGCCGGTTCACGAAGGAACCAACTTTTGTAGCAATTTGGGAGGATGTTCCGGTTAGCTGGATGGGTGAAACCGCTGAACGACAGCACCGTAAAATGGTTAGCTATCTGAATGCACTTGCCGAACCTGAACTGTTGCAATCGTTTGATTATGTCACGTCGAAGGATGAGCCATTTCACAGCACATTGATTGATATTCTGACGCACATGAGTCATCACGCGGCTTACCATCGCGGGCAGGTGGTTCAACTGATCCGTCCGTTGATAAAAGAAGCACCCGTAACGGACTTTATTGTTTGGGCGAGAGAAGGCTAA
- a CDS encoding glycoside hydrolase family 3 N-terminal domain-containing protein: MPFCRFLIILFINVFFSLTAFSQSTPPPFLKLTPAQNRWADSVFASLTPDQRIAQLIMVAGYSNRKPAYEDSLVNLVRTYKLGGVVMFQGGPMRQAKLTNRLQALSTVPLLIAMDAEWGLAMRLDSTVRYPYQMTLGAMQGNDSLIYNMGASLARQARRLGVHVNFAPSIDVNNNPNNPVINFRSFGEDKYAVARKALAYVRGMQDNHLLTSLKHFPGHGDTGTDSHYDLPLINKSRAELDSLELYPFRQLINAGAAGVMIAHLSIPSLDTTRNRPSTLSPAIVTNLLKDELGFQGLIFSDAMNMKGVTKYFPSGKADELGLEAGMDVLEFTEDVPSALAQIRQAITDGRITQESLDARCLKVLRAKAWVGLNQYKPIVLDNLVRDLNPVRDELLNRKLTEASLTVLKNVDNLLPLQRLDTLRIASVAVESDKLTAFQKMAANYTQVDHFNITSKTADSTLAQVRDSLKNYNLILVDVHLNNIRPTAKYGLQAKTAGLVSELVATGKAVVTVFGNAYVLDKLTFPSDTAQTSRNIEQARAIVMPYQLTPYAEDLSAQLIFGAIGASGKLPVTVNQRFRTGDGLTIKPIGRLKYTIPEEVGIDSRYLTQQVDSLVNVGLTQKAFPGCVVQMAKDGKVIFHKAYGNHTYDASLGAEPKPTQLDDLFDMASVTKVSTSTPALMKLVDAGKFNLDGKMEDYLPWLKKSNKADLRWRDVLTHQARLKAWIAFWKDTKEEDGSWKPRTFKDEQSGRYPIEVTDSLFEFKNYPKTIYQQIEDSPLNEKKEYVYSDLSFILYPQVVKYLTKINFEDYLKTNFYRPLGATTLTYKPRRFYSLDRIVPTEYDSLFRKTLIWGRVHDEGAAMLDGLSGHAGLFGSSNDLLKMVQMYLQKGSYGGQQFISAKTMNEFTRYQFPELGNRRGLGFDKPSFKYSGNAPKSATKDSFGHSGFTGTFIWVEPAYNLSYVFLSNRVYPTRNNNRISELNTRTNVVEALYQAVKRGIQ, encoded by the coding sequence ATGCCTTTTTGCCGGTTCCTGATTATTCTTTTCATCAACGTTTTCTTTTCCTTAACGGCTTTTTCGCAGTCAACGCCCCCGCCCTTTTTAAAGCTTACACCCGCCCAGAATCGCTGGGCCGACTCGGTCTTTGCGAGTCTCACGCCCGATCAACGGATCGCTCAGTTGATTATGGTGGCGGGTTATTCGAACCGGAAACCAGCTTACGAAGATTCACTCGTCAACCTGGTGCGCACCTACAAACTCGGTGGCGTGGTCATGTTTCAGGGTGGTCCTATGCGTCAGGCAAAGCTTACCAACCGGCTGCAAGCCCTTTCGACCGTACCGTTGCTGATCGCCATGGATGCCGAATGGGGTTTGGCGATGCGACTCGACAGCACCGTCCGCTATCCGTACCAGATGACACTGGGCGCTATGCAGGGTAACGATTCGCTGATTTATAACATGGGCGCGAGTCTGGCGCGGCAAGCCCGTCGACTAGGGGTCCACGTCAATTTTGCGCCGTCCATTGATGTCAATAACAACCCGAACAACCCGGTGATCAATTTCCGGTCGTTCGGCGAAGATAAGTATGCGGTTGCGCGCAAAGCCCTGGCGTATGTGCGCGGGATGCAGGATAATCACCTGCTGACCAGCCTGAAGCATTTTCCGGGACACGGCGATACGGGCACCGACTCTCACTACGACCTACCGCTGATCAACAAAAGCCGGGCCGAGCTCGATTCGCTGGAACTGTACCCGTTTCGTCAGTTGATCAACGCCGGAGCCGCCGGTGTGATGATTGCTCACCTGAGCATTCCGTCGCTCGACACCACCCGCAATCGGCCCTCGACGCTTTCGCCCGCTATTGTCACGAATCTACTCAAAGATGAACTGGGCTTTCAGGGGTTGATTTTCTCGGACGCCATGAACATGAAAGGCGTTACGAAATATTTTCCGTCGGGAAAAGCCGATGAACTGGGTCTGGAAGCGGGCATGGACGTGCTTGAATTTACGGAGGATGTTCCTTCGGCGTTGGCGCAGATCAGACAGGCCATAACCGACGGTCGCATCACGCAGGAATCGCTGGACGCCCGGTGTCTGAAAGTACTACGGGCCAAGGCGTGGGTGGGGCTGAACCAATACAAGCCTATCGTTCTTGATAATCTGGTGCGCGACCTAAACCCGGTTCGCGACGAGTTGCTTAACCGGAAGCTTACTGAAGCCAGTCTGACGGTGCTGAAAAACGTGGATAATCTGCTTCCTCTCCAGCGGCTGGATACGCTACGCATTGCGTCGGTTGCCGTTGAAAGCGACAAACTGACGGCTTTTCAGAAAATGGCTGCCAACTACACGCAGGTAGATCATTTCAATATTACGTCAAAAACCGCCGACTCAACGTTGGCACAGGTTCGGGATTCTCTCAAGAATTACAACCTTATCCTGGTCGATGTACATCTAAACAACATTCGGCCTACGGCGAAATATGGTCTCCAGGCTAAAACCGCAGGTCTGGTTAGCGAATTGGTGGCGACAGGCAAAGCCGTTGTGACCGTTTTCGGCAATGCGTACGTGCTCGACAAGCTAACATTTCCCTCGGATACGGCACAGACCAGCCGTAACATTGAACAGGCGCGCGCCATCGTGATGCCTTACCAACTGACGCCTTACGCCGAAGATCTTTCGGCCCAACTCATTTTTGGCGCTATCGGTGCTTCGGGAAAACTACCGGTGACAGTCAATCAACGGTTTCGGACGGGCGATGGACTGACCATCAAACCCATCGGTCGATTAAAATACACAATTCCCGAAGAAGTCGGTATCGACAGCCGGTACTTAACGCAACAAGTTGACTCGCTCGTCAACGTAGGGTTGACCCAAAAAGCGTTTCCGGGCTGCGTCGTTCAGATGGCCAAAGATGGAAAAGTGATTTTCCACAAAGCTTACGGCAACCACACGTATGACGCTTCGCTGGGTGCCGAACCCAAGCCAACACAACTGGACGATCTGTTTGATATGGCGTCGGTAACAAAAGTAAGCACGTCCACCCCTGCCCTGATGAAACTGGTTGACGCCGGCAAGTTCAATCTGGACGGCAAGATGGAAGATTACCTGCCCTGGCTCAAAAAATCGAACAAAGCCGATCTGCGCTGGCGCGATGTACTGACCCACCAGGCCCGGCTGAAAGCGTGGATTGCCTTCTGGAAAGACACGAAAGAAGAAGACGGCTCCTGGAAACCTAGAACGTTCAAAGACGAACAGTCCGGTCGCTATCCTATTGAAGTAACGGACAGCCTGTTCGAGTTCAAGAACTACCCGAAAACGATTTATCAGCAGATTGAAGATTCGCCACTGAACGAGAAAAAAGAGTACGTTTACTCCGACCTGTCGTTTATCCTTTACCCGCAGGTGGTCAAGTACCTGACCAAAATAAACTTTGAAGATTACCTCAAAACAAACTTCTACCGGCCACTCGGCGCGACGACGCTGACGTACAAACCACGCCGGTTCTATTCGCTCGACCGCATCGTGCCGACTGAGTACGATTCTCTTTTCCGAAAAACCCTTATCTGGGGGCGTGTTCACGACGAGGGCGCGGCCATGCTCGACGGGCTGTCGGGTCACGCGGGGCTGTTTGGCAGCTCAAACGACCTACTAAAAATGGTGCAGATGTATTTGCAGAAAGGCTCCTACGGTGGTCAGCAATTTATCTCAGCCAAAACCATGAATGAATTTACGCGCTACCAGTTTCCAGAACTGGGCAACCGGCGCGGTCTGGGCTTCGACAAACCGTCGTTTAAGTATTCAGGAAACGCGCCCAAATCAGCCACGAAGGATAGCTTTGGGCATTCAGGTTTTACCGGAACGTTCATCTGGGTCGAACCGGCGTACAATTTGTCGTACGTTTTCCTGTCGAACCGGGTCTACCCAACTCGGAACAATAACCGAATTAGCGAGTTGAATACGCGAACCAACGTTGTCGAAGCGTTGTATCAGGCGGTGAAACGCGGCATTCAATGA